In Yarrowia lipolytica chromosome 1F, complete sequence, a genomic segment contains:
- a CDS encoding uncharacterized protein (Compare to YALI0F28039g, similar to Saccharomyces cerevisiae PAP1 (YKR002W); ancestral locus Anc_2.512, similar to uniprot|O93834 Candida albicans PAP1 poly(A) polymerase isozyme) has translation MVEQYGITEPISTAPPTPEEIALNGELIEELKRQGSFESEAESNKRKKVLLIMQQLAQEYVRQVSLKKNFSDGMARDAGGKIFTFGSYSLGVHGPGSDIDTLIVVPKHVTREDFFEVFERLLRERPELEEISAVPDAFVPIIKVKFMGISIDLISARLDIPKVPLDLTLEDDNLLRNVDDKDLRALNGTRVTDDILRLVPNKTVFKHALRVIKIWAQNRAVYGNIMGFPGGVQWGILVARVCQLYPNAVAAVILSRFFNVLLRWRWPQPVLLKKIEDGPLQARVWNPRIYSQDKLHRMPIITPAYPSMCATHNITASTQKVILRELERGGQILNEIMLGQKPWSALFEKHHFFSDYKYYLSIVAASKGTAEQQLKWSGFVESKLRHLVQKLELLDSIELAHPYVKTFDKEHLCNSDEEALKVADGQNVAAVTLSTDLEKAVADEVGDEKSKDEADRKDKIIVYTTTFYIGLDIKLETKEGGKRRLDILAPCQEFYRTCRSFTDYNEDMHSIFIDSVKAYDLPEDVFRPDETRPEKPRKKRKRKEAPKEGVKPVPAE, from the exons ATGGTGGAACAATACGGAATCACGGAGCCGATTTCCACGGCGCCCCCGACGCCCGAGGAGATTGCGCTCAACGGTGAGCTCATTGAGGAGCTTAAGCGACAAGGATCATTCGAGAGCGAGGCCGAGTCCAACAAACGGAAAAAAGTGCTGTTGATCATGCAGCAGTTGGCCCAGGAGTACGTGCGACAAGTGagtctcaagaagaactttTCGGATGGCATGGCCCGTGATGCCGGAGGCAAAATCTTCACGTTTGGATCTTACTCTCTGGGAGTCCATGGTCCGGGATCTGATATCGATACGCTGATTGTGGTCCCCAAACATGTGACTCGAGAAGACTTCTTTGAGGTGTTCGAACGTCTTCTCCGAGAACGGCccgagttggaggagatctcTGCCGTACCCGACGCCTTTGTTCCCATCATCAAGGTCAAGTTCATGGGTATCTCCATCGATTTGATTTCGGCCCGTCTCGACATCCCCAAAGTGCCACTAGACCTGACGTTGGAAGACGACAACCTGCTGCGAAACGTGGACGACAAGGATCTGCGAGCTCTCAACGGTACGCGAGTGACCGACGACATTCTCCGTCTGGTTCCCAACAAGACGGTGTTCAAGCATGCCCTACGAGTTATCAAAATCTGGGCACAAAACCGAGCGGTATACGGAAACATCATGGGTTTCCCTGGAGGAGTACAGTGGGGAATTCTGGTGGCCCGAGTGTGTCAATTATATCCCAACGCCGTGGCTGCAGTGATTTTGTCGCGATTCTTCAACGTGCTTTTaagatggagatggccCCAGCCAGTACTcctcaagaagattgaggatGGCCCATTACAGGCGCGAGTGTGGAACCCCCGAATCTACTCGCAGGACAAATTGCACAGGATGCCCATCATCACACCTGCCTACCCTTCCATGTGCGCCACCCACAATATCACCGCCAGTACACAAAAGGTCATTTTGCGAGAACTTGAGAGAGGAGGCCAGATTCTCAACGAAATTATGCTGGGCCAGAAGCCGTGGTCGGCACTGTTTGAAAAGCACCATTTCTTCTCGGACTACAAATACTATTTATCGATTGTGGCGGCTAGCAAGGGCACGGCGgaacagcagctcaagTGGAGCGGTTTTGTCGAATCCAAATTACGACATCTTGTGCAGAAGCTCGAACTGCTGGACTCTATCGAGCTGGCCCATCCTTACGTGAAAACGTTCGACAAAGAGCATTTGTGCAACAGTGATGAagaggctctcaaggtgGCAGACGGCCAGAACGTGGCAGCAGTGACTCTGTCGACTGACTTGGAGAAGGCTGTGGCCGACGAGGTTGGCGATGAGAAGTCAAAGGACGAGGCTGATCGAAAAGACAAGATCATTGTGTACACTACCACATTTTACATAGGCTTGGACATCAAGCTGGAGACCAAAGAAGGAGGCAAACGAAGATTGGACATCCTGGCACCCTGTCAAGAATTTTATAGAACTTGTCGAAGCTTCACCGACTACAACGAAGATATGCACAGCATCTTCATTGATTCTGTCAAAGC ataCGATCTCCCTGAAGACGTGTTCAGACCTGACGAGACGCGACCAGAGAAACCtagaaagaagagaaagagaaaggAGGCCCCCAAGGAGGGAGTCAAACCTGTTCCTGCGGAGTAG
- a CDS encoding uncharacterized protein (Compare to YALI0F28061g, similar to uniprot|Q07015 Saccharomyces cerevisiae YDR257c RMS1 transcriptional regulator, similar to Saccharomyces cerevisiae SET7 (YDR257C); ancestral locus Anc_5.616) produces MTDTFENDSKAFSDFLAGDLKYEISPKIAIHDYRSDHQGRGVIASEDIEEDEVLFKIPRSSFLSVENDPDFIKQVPEAKKLNSWLQLILYMMKAGSMTKWKPYFDVLPTQLDSLMMWTDDELEGLKGSMIVKKIGKAGAEEDYQEKLKPIIDAHPEYFKDCDTSLESFHRMGGLIMAYSFDAPDSFSEDEEDDEDIEHDDLYNEGLVKAMVPLADTLNAHTRFCNANLIAEDDGGFSMTAIQPIKKGEQVYNTYGELPNCDFLRRYGYVENEGTEFDIVEFSMDEISDFYANKASKDLIEEATDLLEDWQGEYEIMDEYFVVGKTGEIEFDLACFISFLELITKDTSLLSKLKQDKSLRKQVVKQLWKKSNQGLLIDDAVKSLTELVESKKKTYGEKSDKTHKHKMASIVLEGELEILDNIVKRLPETTTYVTDDILTKKRASDAPSGDAKRKK; encoded by the coding sequence ATGACAGACACGTTCGAAAACGACTCCAAAGCATTCAGCGACTTTCTCGCCGGTGATCTCAAGTACGAAATCTCACCGAAAATCGCTATTCATGACTACCGATCTGACCaccaaggtcgaggagtGATTGCATCCGAAGACAtagaggaggatgaggtgCTGTTCAAGATCCCCCGAAGCTCGTTTCTGTCGGTTGAGAATGACCCCGATTTCATCAAACAGGTCcccgaggccaagaaacTCAACTCGTGGCTGCAATTGATTCTGTACATGATGAAGGCTGGCTCCATGACTAAGTGGAAGCCCTACTTTGACGTCCTGCCCACCCAGCTGGACTCTCTCATGATGTGgaccgacgacgagctcgagggtctcaagggATCCATGATAGTCAAGAAGATTGGCAAGGCTGGCGCTGAGGAGGACTACCAGGAAAAGCTGAAGCCCATCATTGATGCCCATCCCGAGTACTTCAAGGACTGTGATACTTCTCTCGAATCTTTCCACAGAATGGGAGGTCTCATTATGGCCTACTCTTTTGATGCTCCCGATAGCTTttctgaggacgaggaggacgatgaggacATAGAGCATGACGATCTGTACAACGAGGGTCTTGTCAAGGCTATGGTTCCCCTGGCTGACACCCTTAACGCCCACACTCGTTTCTGTAACGCCAACCTCATTGCTGAAGACGATGGAGGGTTCTCCATGACTGCTATTCAGCCCATTAAGAAGGGTGAGCAGGTATACAACACTTACGGCGAGCTGCCCAACTGCGACTTCCTGAGACGATACGGATACGTGGAGAACGAGGGCACTGAGTTTGATATTGTCGAGTTCTCTATGGACGAAATCTCCGATTTTTACGCTAACAAGGCCTCTAAGGACCTCATAGAGGAGGCCACCGATCTTCTAGAGGACTGGCAGGGAGAGTACGAGATTATGGACGAGTACTTTGTGGTCGGGAAGACCGGCGAGATCGAGTTTGATCTCGCGTGCTTTATTTCCTTCCTCGagctcatcaccaaggacacCTCTCTGTTGtccaagctcaagcagGACAAGTCCCTGCGAAAGCAGGTCGTCAAGCAGTTGTGGAAGAAGTCCAACCAGGGTCTCCTCATCGACGATGCTGTCAAGTCCCTGACGGAACTCGTCGAGTCCAAGAAAAAGACCTACGGTGAGAAGTCTGACAAGAcccacaagcacaagatGGCGTCAATCGTGCTTGAAGGAGAGCTGGAAATCCTTGATAACATTGTCAAGCGACTACCCGAGACTACCACATACGTTACTGACGACATTCTCACAAAAAAGCGGGCTTCTGACGCTCCCTCTGGTGATGCTAAGCGAAAGAAGTAG
- a CDS encoding uncharacterized protein (Compare to YALI0F28083g, similar to uniprot|P53742 Saccharomyces cerevisiae YNR053c NOG2 GTPase) — MGTGKKEATRRAKGGETGNGFGNIRVKGVNFYRDAKKVKKLSMYKEGRAKHNARGEEVQAATFQSKEIPNARIDPNRRWFGNTRVIAQDALNHFREALGETKRDSYQVLLRQNKLPMSLLEENNKIPQVKVVETESYANTFGPKAQRKKPQLAVGDFAELASAADESQQDFEAKKEEDNSWKVDGWSQEAKEAIFHKGQSKRIWNELYKVIDSSDVVIHVLDARDPLGTRCTSVEQYIKKEAPHKHLIFVLNKCDLVPTWVAAAWVKHLSQDYPTLAFHASITNSFGKGSLIQLLRQYSALHPDRQQISVGFIGYPNTGKSSIINTLRKKKVCKTAPIPGETKVWQYITLMKRIFLIDCPGIVPPSQKDSETDILFRGVVRVEHVSYPEQYIPALLERCETKHLERTYEVSGWSNATEFLEKIARKHGRLLKGGEPDESGIAKLILNDFNRGKIPWFVPPPQAEDMENVKFAAGEGRLGEMKKREIHEAPAATETAEETKEEEFKGFDD, encoded by the coding sequence ATGGGAACTGGCAAAAAAGAAGCTACCAGACGAGCCAAGGGCGGCGAGACCGGCAACGGCTTCGGCAACATCCGTGTCAAGGGTGTCAACTTCTATCGAGAtgccaagaaggtcaagaagctgagCATGTACAAGGAGGGCCGAGCCAAGCACAATGCCCGAGGAGAGGAGGTCCAGGCCGCCACTTTCCAGTCCAAGGAAATCCCCAACGCTCGAATCGACCCCAACCGACGGTGGTTCGGCAACACTCGAGTCATTGCCCAAGACGCTCTCAATCACTTCCGAGAGGCCCTAGGCGAGACCAAGCGAGATTCATACCAGGTGCTGCTGCGACAAAACAAGCTGCCCATGTCGTTATTGGAGGAGAACAACAAGATCCCCCAAgtgaaggtggtggagaccGAGTCATACGCTAACACTTTTGGCCCCAAGGCCCAGCGGAAGAAGCCCCAGCTGGCTGTTGGAGACTTTGCCGAGCTTGCATCTGCTGCCGACGAGAGCCAGCAGGACTTCGAGGctaagaaggaggaggacaacTCGTGGAAGGTGGACGGCTGGTCccaggaggccaaggaggccattTTCCACAAGGGTCAGTCCAAGCGAATCTGGAATGAGCTGTACAAGGTTATTGACTCCTCAGATGTGGTTATTCATGTGCTTGACGCCCGAGACCCTCTAGGAACCAGGTGTACCTCCGTCGAGCAAtacatcaagaaggaggctccCCACAAGCATCTCATCTTTGTTCTCAACAAGTGTGATCTTGTGCCCACGTGGGTTGCTGCCGCTTGGGTCAAGCATCTTTCGCAAGACTACCCCACTCTGGCCTTTCacgcctccatcaccaactctTTCGGTAAGGGTTCTCTGATCCAGCTGCTGCGACAGTACTCGGCTCTGCACCCTGACCGACAACAGATTTCCGTGGGTTTCATCGGATACCCCAACACCGGAAAGTcatccatcatcaacactctgcgaaagaagaaggtctGCAAGACTGCCCCTATCCCCGGAGAGACAAAGGTGTGGCAGTACATTACTCTGATGAAGCGAATCTTCCTCATTGACTGTCCCGGTATTGTGCCTCCCAGTCAGAAGGACTCCGAGACGGACATTCTTTTCCGAGGTGTCGTGCGAGTCGAGCATGTCTCCTACCCCGAGCAGTACATCCCCGCTCTTCTGGAGCGATGTGAGACCAAGCATCTGGAGCGAACTTACGAGGTGTCCGGCTGGAGTAACGCCACCGAGTtcctggagaagattgcaCGAAAGCACGGTCGTCTGTTGAAGGGAGGAGAGCCCGACGAGTCTGGAATCGCCAAGCTGATTCTCAACGACTTCAACCGAGGCAAGATCCCTTGGTTCGTGCCCCCTCCTCAGGCCGAGGACATGGAGAACGTCAAGTTCGCCGCTGGAGAGGGCCGACTGGGAGAGATGAAGAAGCGAGAGATCCACGAGGCCCCTGCTGCTACTGAGACTGCcgaggagaccaaggaggaggagttcaagGGTTTTGATGATTAA
- a CDS encoding uncharacterized protein (Compare to YALI0F28105g, no similarity): MDRRLRPLFPSLRRGIQTLATGITPAQLPTYYNASKPCLLDFSSLHKLKANEKWATDGRINNEYFESIITKDGVDPAVGVEKGRMDRDAVESGGESSDFQRFEMPLSFFLQCINHEVPQFRDLYLAQTYLTDSLPSLKDDLSPNPFLENASVEAIGFWIGRNTFTPPHYDPSGNIYMMVLGSKKVRLWKPQEKNPLGTAKLGSNFNFQTGKPDYEVTLEPGQVLFTPQGWFHELESKGLSAAVNWWFRLNSST, translated from the coding sequence ATGGACCGCCGTCTACGTCCTTTGTTTCCCAGCCTGCGCCGAGGAATCCAAACTCTGGCCACTGGTATCACTCCCGCTCAACTTCCGACCTACTACAATGCCTCCAAGCCGTGTTTACTGGACTTCTCCAGCCTTCACAAGCTGAAAGCCAACGAGAAATGGGCCACAGATGGACGCATCAATAACGAGTACTTCGAGAGCATTATAACCAAGGATGGCGTGGATCCTGCCGTTGGGGTAGAAAAGGGACGCATGGACCGAGATGCAGTTGAATCCGGAGGCGAAAGCAGCGACTTTCAACGGTTTGAAATGCCTCTCAGTTTCTTCTTGCAGTGCATCAACCATGAAGTGCCCCAGTTTCGAGACCTGTATCTCGCCCAGACATACTTAACGGACTCGCTTCCAAGTCTCAAGGACGATCTCAGTCCCAACCCGTTCCTTGAGAACGCTTCTGTTGAAGCAATTGGATTCTGGATCGGTCGAAACACCTTCACCCCTCCTCATTATGATCCCAGTGGAAACATCTATATGATGGTGCTGGGAAGCAAAAAGGTGCGTCTGTGGAAACCTCAGGAGAAGAATCCGCTTGGAACCGCCAAACTGGGCTCCAATTTCAATTTCCAGACTGGCAAGCCCGACTACGAGGTTACTCTGGAACCAGGTCAGGTTCTGTTCACCCCCCAAGGGTGGTTCCATGAACTTGAGAGCAAGGGACTCAGTGCTGCTGTCAACTGGTGGTTCAGACTGAATAGCTCGACCTAA
- a CDS encoding uncharacterized protein (Compare to YALI0F28127g, similar to CA3083|IPF11262 Candida albicans): MVSTRRTRVLILTAILFTVGLLIFAVHGPRYDLAVDPRSSSQKTVKTTDNNIDKEVLEVNEDEGVAHKSEKEKTEKIVKGEEKADLTTSQGEEFNPEKEYQSILKLAPVIVFSKSYCPHSQFVKDLLQKEYAITPDLQIVELDKHPSGPELQAYVKQKTGRGTVPNVIVAGKSLGGGDEMRALHKDGELAETFHEAGPKALTVVRRSPL; the protein is encoded by the coding sequence ATGGTCTCCACCAGAAGAACCCGAGTTCTCATTCTTACAGCCATCCTCTTCACAGTGGGTCTTTTGATCTTCGCCGTTCACGGACCGCGATACGATCTGGCTGTGGACCCGCGTTCGTCCAGCCAAAAAACCGTCAAAACTACGGACAACAACAtcgacaaggaggtgctggaggtCAACGAGGATGAGGGAGTGGCCCACAAGAGcgagaaggaaaagacAGAAAAAATCGTCAAGGGCGAGGAAAAGGCCGACTTGACCACGTCCCAGGGCGAGGAGTTCAACCCCGAGAAGGAATACCAGTCGATTCTCAAGTTGGCACCAGTCAttgtcttctccaagtCATACTGCCCCCATTCGCAGTTTGTCAAGGACCTGTTGCAAAAGGAATACGCCATCACGCCCGACCTGCAGATTGTCGAGCTGGATAAGCACCCCAGCGGCCCGGAGCTGCAGGCATATGTGAAACAGAAGACCGGACGAGGAACCGTGCCCAATGTGATTGTGGCCGGCAAGTctcttggaggaggagacgagATGCGAGCTCTGCATAAGGATGGCGAGCTCGCAGAGACATTCCATGAGGCCGGACCCAAGGCCCTGACCGTCGTTAGAAGATCCCCTTTGTAG
- a CDS encoding uncharacterized protein (Compare to YALI0F28149g, similar to uniprot|O74397 Schizosaccharomyces pombe putative asparagine synthase, similar to Saccharomyces cerevisiae YML096W; ancestral locus Anc_8.875) encodes MCGILCWKGTIDDELLNRVKSRGPTCFDTRVSSSQVHCLSSVLSLRPPLTPQPVVKNDKIVMYNGELYNIGEGCDTVAFSEALFNTPSVISALQNIKGEYAFAFVDGNTIWFGRDCIGRRSLVYRIDGENFVISSVTDHVMDTEEQGWIQCVGGVVYELDVVTVSISEHLWGYKDDETNPNLIYPYREVSNDVIELENHVISEYATQFKQLLADALSVRTVGYEQISILFSGGIDCALLARLADINLPPSVSIQLVNVAFQNPRVGEEYETPDRVLGRNTFEELKALSQYGRMIFSEVNVPYEETLSHRETVQSLMYPSTSVMDLSIAVAFYFASKACSSNVVISGLGADELFGGYSRIVQSLTRGYDAVAESLQVEFSRLHVRNLGRDDRVICHHGKEARYPFLDEDVVAWATACPVNLKLSGSRDEDTKFLLREVARSVGLDSVTFQKKRAIQFGARSAKMEIGSGKVKGHEVFK; translated from the coding sequence ATGTGTGGGATTCTGTGCTGGAAGGGAACGATAGACGACGAGCTATTGAATCGAGtcaagtcacgtggtccaACTTGCTTCGATACACGTGTCTCCAGCTCACAGGTTCATTGTTTATCGTCAGTTCTGTCGTTGAGACCACCGCTGACACCTCAGCCAGTAGTCAAGAACGACAAAATTGTCATGTACAATGGTGAGTTGTACAACATTGGGGAGGGATGTGACACGGTGGCTTTTTCGGAAGCGCTCTTCAACACCCCGAGCGTCATTTCTGCATTACAAAACATCAAAGGAGAATATGCATTTGCGTTCGTTGACGGCAACACCATCTGGTTTGGAAGAGATTGCATAGGAAGACGGTCCCTAGTCTACAGGATTGATGGCGAGAACTTTGTGATCTCGTCTGTGACCGATCATGTGATGGATACCGAAGAGCAAGGCTGGATCCAATGTGTGGGGGGAGTAGTCTACGAGCTTGATGTTGTGACAGTTAGCATAAGTGAGCATCTATGGGGATACAAGGACGATGAGACTAATCCGAACTTGATATATCCATACAGGGAAGTGTCGAATGATGTCATTGAGCTggaaaatcacgtgatctcaGAGTATGCCACTCAGTTCAAACAGCTTTTGGCAGATGCATTGTCGGTCAGAACGGTGGGATATGAGCAAATATCAATTCTCTTCTCAGGAGGTATTGACTGTGCATTACTCGCACGGTTGGCGGACATTAATCTGCCTCCGTCAGTGTCAATTCAGCTCGTTAACGTTGCTTTCCAAAATCCtcgagttggagaagagtACGAGACTCCAGATCGGGTCCTAGGTAGAAACACCTTTGAAGAATTGAAGGCACTGAGTCAATATGGTCGGATGATCTTCTCAGAAGTCAATGTTCCTTACGAGGAGACACTCTCTCATCGAGAGACTGTTCAGTCGTTGATGTACCCCTCTACGTCAGTTATGGATCTCAGTATTGCTGTCGCCTTCTACTTTGCCAGCAAAGCATGCTCCAGCAACGTTGTAATTTCAGGACTAGGAGCAGATGAGTTGTTTGGAGGATACTCGAGAATCGTGCAGAGTCTTACACGTGGTTACGATGCCGTGGCAGAGTCTCTACAGGTCGAGTTTTCTCGTTTGCATGTCCGAAACCTCGGCCGAGACGACAGAGTCATTTGTCACCATGGAAAGGAGGCCCGATACCCGTTTCTGGACGAAGACGTGGTTGCCTGGGCAACGGCCTGCCCGGTGAACCTCAAGCTGAgcggatcacgtgatgaagACACCAAGTTTCTACTCCGAGAGGTGGCTCGGAGTGTGGGGCTTGATTCGGTAACTTTTCAGAAAAAGCGCGCCATTCAATTTGGAGCCCGAAGTGCCAAGATGGAGATTGGAAGCGGCAAAGTGAAGGGTCATGAGGTGTTTAAGTAG
- a CDS encoding uncharacterized protein (Compare to YALI0F28171g, no similarity possibly noncoding): MLPPEVWLNICSYLDTNSLRAVSLTSWMLHQCASTRLWNSPTRPLHAVRHVIPAGWAATETTTEVIDPNSPPPTPEPTNPLFSDYDRRSVGLLNTLNKTPDIELYCRHFVRRLLLVYNSSDPWCTLDSEFGHAMLTNTNFQTLKDLTICIFGNGSSTDHHLVKLQDAFFQWCYREEGRNVHITCKNSTFLSGESIDKSVYLALHSVQLARISNEGLNQLLMNSSNLKYLSVCSSSISSLKICLRHMTGLEYLDMDLPLFSRIVGIPVGLKTLKITGIDELPTRLLKLVENVHRLYLEIEGLETEGFCQTSLETEFDFVMESVRELHIVGGVSDLVVLKLLDITPQARVLVVRDAQPLSDQACFESLHCKKNLEMISWSTQEESVIIN, encoded by the coding sequence ATGTTACCTCCAGAAGTGTGGCTCAACATCTGCTCGTATCTCGACACCAACTCATTGCGTGCCGTCTCACTCACCTCATGGATGCTACATCAGTGTGCGAGTACTCGATTATGGAATTCGCCAACCAGACCCTTGCATGCTGTACGTCATGTGATCCCAGCGGGCTGGGCAGCGACGGAAACCACCACGGAAGTTATCGATCCAAATTCGCCTCCGCCTACTCCAGAGCCAACCAACCCTCTGTTTTCAGACTATGACCGACGCAGTGTCGGGCTTTTGAATACCCTAAACAAAACCCCCGACATTGAGCTGTATTGTCGTCACTTTGTTCGtcgtctgctgctggtgtaCAATTCGTCAGACCCCTGGTGCACGCTGGATAGCGAGTTTGGACATGCCATGTTGACCAATACCAATTTTCAAACGCTCAAGGATTTGACCATATGCATTTTTGGAAACGGTTCAAGCACTGATCATCACCTGGTTAAACTCCAAGATGCTTTCTTTCAGTGGTGCtacagagaagaaggaagaaaCGTGCACATCACCTGTAAAAACAGCACGTTTCTGAGCGGAGAAAGCATCGATAAGTCGGTATATCTGGCCTTGCATTCAGTCCAGCTAGCTCGAATCAGTAATGAGGGACTGAATCAATTGCTTATGAACAGCAGTAATCTCAAATACTTGAGTGTCTGTTCATCTTCGATAAGTTCTCTCAAGATCTGTCTACGACACATGACAGGATTGGAATATTTGGATATGGATTTGCCACTGTTTTCACGAATTGTAGGCATTCCAGTTGGCCTTAAGACTCTCAAAATAACAGGGATCGACGAGTTACCTACAAGACTACTCAAGCTGGTTGAGAACGTCCATCGACTATATCTCGAGATTGAGGGACTGGAAACGGAGGGTTTCTGTCAGACGTCTCTTGAGACTGAGTTTGACTTTGTTATGGAGTCAGTTCGAGAGTTACACATTGTCGGTGGCGTTTCTGACCTGGTCGTTCTAAAACTTCTTGATATCACTCCTCAGGCTCGAGTTTTGGTTGTTCGAGATGCTCAGCCGTTATCTGACCAAGCGTGCTTTGAGTCACTGCATTGCAAGAAAAACCTCGAGATGATTTCATGGTCAACTCAGGAGGAGAGTGTTATTATCAACTGA
- a CDS encoding uncharacterized protein (Compare to YALI0F28193g, similar to uniprot|P53322 Saccharomyces cerevisiae YGR260w TNA1 similarity to allantoate transport protein): MEKTDATHIESASIEEDFKNGTQITITDPEKASGELMATAEELYPSVDKKKLLRKMDFHIIPMLSLLYLLCFLDRGNIGNANIEGLSTDLNLTGEQYNMALTVFFFTYAPLEVPSNMLLKKFRPSIWLPSIMVAWGLVMTLMGIVQNYGGLLATRVLLGVFEAGLFPGVAYYLTTWYCRSELQFRQAMFFSAASVAGAFSGLLAFAISKMRGVAGLEGWRWIFILEGIATVVVGFIAYFTLYDYPETAKFLTEDERQYIMYRIKFDGQSSSSAVAQDDSMNSKYLWDAFKDIQTWLHLGLFWGIICPLYSISFFLPSIIKNLGYTSSKAQLLTIPIYIVAACWGVLQAWLSDRLQKRSIFVAFNLCCMMLGYILAISISAAAHPAATYVGCYLAAFGIYPAIPGIISWISNNVSGSYKRAVAMAVQIGIGNLLGAVSTNIYRVQDKPQYRLGHSVNLGFIVLGFVCLVSLRIFYTRQNTLKKERLASGYYDSMSEDEFAQLGDRSPYFEYKL; encoded by the coding sequence ATGGAGAAGACCGACGCTACTCACATTGAATCCGCCTCCATTGAGGAGGATTTCAAGAATGGCACTCAgatcaccatcaccgaccCCGAGAAGGCCTCGGGAGAGCTCATGGCGACCGCTGAGGAGCTTTACCCCAGCGTAGACAAGAAAAAGCTGCTACGAAAGATGGACTTCCACATCATCCCCATgctttctcttctctaccTTCTGTGTTTCCTCGATCGAGGTAACATTGGTAACGCTAACATCGAGGGCCTTTCTACAGATCTCAACCTCACCGGTGAGCAGTACAACATGGCCCTCactgtcttcttcttcacctaTGCACCCCTCGAAGTCCCCTCTAACatgctgctcaagaagttcCGACCCTCCATCTGGCTCCCTTCCATCATGGTTGCCTGGGGACTGGTTATGACTCTGATGGGCATTGTTCAGAACTATGGAGGTCTTCTCGCTACACGAGTCCTGCTCGGTGTCTTCGAGGCTGGTCTGTTCCCTGGTGTCGCATATTATCTTACAACTTGGTACTGCCGATCCGAGCTCCAGTTCCGACAGGCAATGTTCTTCTCTGCCGCTTCCGTGGCTGGTGCATTTTCTGGTCTACTTGCCTTCGCCATTTCCAAGATGCGAGGCGTCGCTGGACTCGAgggatggagatggatctTCATCCTCGAAGGTATCGCCaccgttgttgttggattCATTGCCTACTTTACTCTCTACGATTACCCTGAGACCGCCAAGTTCCTGACTGAGGATGAGCGACAGTACATCATGTACCGAATCAAGTTTGACGGCCagtcttcctcctccgctGTGGCCCAGGATGACTCCATGAACTCCAAGTACCTCTGGGACGCCTTCAAGGACATCCAGACCTGGCTGCATCTCGGACTCTTCTGGGGTATTATCTGTCCTCTTtactccatctccttcttcctgCCCTCCATTATCAAGAACCTCGGCtacacctcctccaaggCCCAGCTACTGACCATCCCCATTTACATTGTGGCTGCCTGCTGGGGTGTGCTGCAGGCATGGCTCTCCGACCGGCTGCAGAAGCGATCTATCTTTGTCGCCTTCAACTTGTGTTGCATGATGCTGGGTTACATTCTGGCTATCTCCATTTCTGCCGCAGCCCACCCTGCTGCTACATATGTTGGTTGCTACCTGGCCGCATTTGGAATCTACCCTGCCATTCCCGGTATTATCTCTTGGATCTCCAACAACGTGTCTGGATCGTACAAGCGAGCCGTGGCCATGGCCGTGCAGATCGGTATTGGTAACCTTCTTGGAGCCGTCTCCACTAACATTTATCGAGTGCAGGACAAGCCCCAGTACCGACTCGGACACTCCGTCAACCTGGGCTTCATCGTCCTGGGCTTCGTGTGTCTAGTTAGTCTGCGAATCTTCTACACCCGGCAGAACAccctcaagaaggagcgacTTGCCTCTGGCTACTACGACAGCATGTCCGAGGATGAGTTCGCCCAGCTTGGTGATCGATCTCCTTACTTTGAGTACAAGCTCTAG